ctcgctccctcctcttccccctgggggtctccctctcatccgtgccctccctccttggggCCGTTGTTGGCAGACGTTCTCCTCTCCCCGCCCtgctagctgtgccttgagctcactgagttactgtgattattgtttactgtactgtgctgtctcacctcgtattgtaatttcgtttgtccctgtacggcgtcgcggacacctagtggcgccctataaataaaaatttataataaaataaataaaaatgcaaggggtctaaattagtttattattttgcacataagtttaatattgttttttttatgtagcacacaaacacttgatagttttatttttaaactgaaatttaaagttgatttaggacatgcactaccccaactataaatctcttctcacattttaaatttacctccctcttcaatgcaacatgattttacccaggtgcaattactccttttttatgctttgctctctttaatgactcaggcccatgatgtACTTGTTATACTTAGTGGCCAACCAACAGAAAAGTGACCAATGAAACAAAATCGACACAATTCCCAAACTCTTTCTTACAGTGAAGTTACTGACTTGATGATGATTGCTTTGATGACATTAATTGAGCATTTTCCCAAAGATAATACAATTTCCAGTACACACTTGAGATTTAAGAATCAGTATCTTTAAATTAAAATCTGCTTTTTAGAGTTGCCTATGAGAGAATTAATAGAAATTGTGAACATCtgaaaataatgtatatacattTGTTTATATTGATTTAAATATCTTACCACAAATGCTGCAATGTATTTGACTGAAATGTGCAATTCGTCACAATTAGGGTTACAATGTGAACACATTAACTATCGATCATGTGACCCCATTACATGAAGCTTGCCTGGGAGATCATGTTGGATGTGCAAGAATTCTTTTGGAAGCCGGAGCAAATGTAAGCTTTGTCATACTACACCAAACACTTTAGGACACATTGTTTTAATGTTACAACTGACAGTAAGATGCATTCTACATTACAAATAGAGTATTAGTATTCCTAGGCAAATGCATGTCAGAGTTTTCTTAATTTACTTAGTAGATGTTGCTGCTTTAGAATTTGAATTAAAGCAATATCCAGATAtgtgaataaaacatttatagaaGGTCTATGTGTATTTGTGTGGCCCTGCAacatataaattgttcacctatTTCTGTATATTGCTCCTGCTTACAATTTAGTTCAACAAGATGGAAACAAGTTTGGGGTGGGGCGTTGTCCATGTACTGGACAGATCCGAGTTGTCCTTACCGAGTATAGGCTAGTTGTAGTAATGCACCCCATAATGCATCCAGATGTAAAAGTGAGATTTTGTGTTGTGTGATGACATATCTCAATGAGCTTTAGGGAATGTAGTGTGAGCATTTAAAGGGGGTGTTCCCAGATTAGCGGGTGGCTGCACAGCCCTTTCGCCTTTAATAATCCTCTGAATTTTAACGCATTCTCAGAGGTGGCTGATATCAGACGTCAAAGGCATTCTTCATGTAGACTTTGGAAGAGGAAAGATAATTGCACAAACACCAATGTAATAAGAGCATCACAGTGTACCAATGTGAGAGCTGAAATAAAGAGAGCCTGATGTCCTCCTAATCAGTATTGAAAATATGTAATTAATTAAGAGTTGGTCCAAAGTGACCAACTATAGTGCAGAACTTTAAAGGGACATTGTTGCTATTTCCAGCATATGCATTCCCATCTACGCCTGCAATCCTGCAAATGTTCATGCAAAATACATACATGGGGAATACCCCAAAGGGAAACATGGgtataaattttgtttttgaaaaataaacacacatatatatatatatatataaaaaacaatgcaCTGGACATCTGTATTTACCAGCTTTCTATAGTCTAAAGAAGGAGGAATTTAGAGGAATTAGCTTAAGGGGAGACTGGGACATTTTGTATGTAGTATGGTAGCTTTATAGTTACCTTCTGTGGAAATCACATGAGGTTCATGTGAAACACTTTGCTTCATGTCTATTCCAAGACATCTTGTGATATGTTTTAGGTGAATGCTACAACTATTGATGGAGTGACTCCTTTATTTAATGCATGTTCAAGAGGCAGCGCAAGTTGTGCAGAACTACTTTTGGAGTATGGTGCAAACACGCAGCTGGAGACATGTCTTCCTTCACCTACTCACGAGGCATCAAGTAAAGGTAAAGTGGATGGCAGCAGCACACAGAATGCTTATGCCGTTTATTCTATTGTTTTGTGTTGATTTTTATAGTTTGGTTTTTCTGTTAACACTAATTATTTCATGATAGCATTGTGAAACATTTCATAAAATTCTACcctcaaataaatatattataaatattaaaaagttagtaagcattttttattttctcctacTAAGTTGAACAAGCATAGCAAATTGTCCAATTCCTACCAGCAGCCTCCAGCCCAATACAAGACTCTCCTGTACACCATATTTTTGTTGGACCTAGCCCAGTCCATTTCAGTGGCTTCTGCGTGTATTTTCCTGTAGTCCTGCTTGTATCCATTGTCTAGTTCTGCAGCTCATCCCTAGTTCTATCTGAATTATTTTTAGTCTGTAGTTGTCCTTGAATAAGCTTTTTATCTATGTAGTGACAAACTTGTTTGCCCTAGTGTGGCTGCAGGGTCTATGGGCCTGATGGTCAATTGGACATACACTTGTTTGTGTAATGTAAAATTTGCAAACTGGTACtgcccacaaaacaagctgcTTGCATATCCGCGTAGGCAGAGTTGCACGTATATATTTACACCTGCTTGAGACTGGAGTGGCTCGAGGCAGGAGGAAAGGGGCAGTCTAGCATAGACCAAGTACAGAAAGGGTGTGTGTGCATAATTGCGAACAGATACAGACCGAATGTTGATACAGATATACATATTGAAGACATAATAAGTGGTGCTGGCTGAGGGCTGATGCAAATACACGCtgataaatagctgatgatgatgaagatgacaatgatggttgccagcactagctaaccACTTCTAAATGGCTGATTGTGAATTTACCTGTGAAGCTGATAGATTGGTTCTTATTAATTgcatatatattataggattttgtgggcatattttgAAATCATATTTTGCTACTTACATTCGTACGCAAGaaagaatattatatctgctgtattatatcaagcctagtaatgaatgtgttttttgtttgtcaaaacaaatgttaataaattTTCTTGTGCATACCTGACctaaacctggtgcatatgctaGAAGCACAGAGCTGGACACCCCGCATAAGAAACAAAAACACACTCAAAAAAGACAGACTAGATGGACgtgtattttattttctgccatcaaattctatgttttcaTTATATGCCCAGCAACAAGCTttgactctagggggtaaatgtatcaagctgagagttttctggcgggtttgaaaagtggagatgttgcctatagcaaccaatcagattctaactatcattttgtagaatgttccaaataaatgatagctagattggttttttaaacctgccggaaaactcttagcttgatacatttacccccaggtcttcacTAGTGGTTTCAGCGTCAAACATATTATTTTATCCTGCCTAGAATCTTTGCATGATGCATGTATTACCCCCTCTCCTGCCGCTCCCCACACAATTTAAAATCTCATCTGTCATTAATCACTACTAGAGTTGAGTGTATGAGGTGTAAATTAATAGAATGTAGTGTTACTTGTATAGTCCATGTATGATCCTCTAAAACcattttaagaacatttttagaTTCCTCCATTTCTATAGAATACCACCATTGCAACTGAATCCCATATTCTCCAGTAATTGTTCAGGCATCTGACATTTGACCCTGAACTGCTCCTAGATCCCTTGACTTAttcctgtgagtgtgtgtgccaGTTTCAGTGTTTGGTTCTTCTCTGACTATCCACTCAGACCTTGGCTGTTCTGATTTGCTACTTGTCCCCATTACTCTAACTTAAAtgcttctttttctcttttactgtattgttatatatttaatttcttattttCTGAAAATTGGTTCTAACCAGTTTCGATCCCTGGGTCTCTATAACTATTATCCTTCCCTACCAGTCCCAGGATTCAACTCCTGTATTGCACTGTTCATTATCCTTGTGAGCATAACAATTACCAAGTGAACATTTTCACACTTCTATCATGACAGATAAACCTGTGGATGCTACTGATGGCACTCATTTTTACATAGGAATGATGTAAATACATGTACACTGTGAATTTCAGTTGGAAACACACTCCTATaaagacagaaatagaaatgcttAATCCTTTATGGCCAGAGGGGATTTGCACCATACTGACTATAACCTTTTCATTTCTAAGTCCATGTAAgcaaattttatacattttattttagaagAGCAGGTTATTTTATTTGGTAGCATAATAGTTAGAGTTTAATTTTGTGGGCACTAGAAAGACTGGTATAATCACAAAAAAAGTACAGACAAATACCCCAAAAGTGTATTGCTTAGTTCTCACGAGTATTgggatcagggcctgattaaccctagggctaactgggctatagcccaggggccccgggcatccagggggcccttcaaagtcctcagcagcattattgatcggtcgggggcgcccccggccctaTCAATgttgctgagcactgtcagtgcagtcctccatccccggcgctcagtaatctgcttactgaggagatctcgcaagagttcatgaactctcgcgagatctccacagtaaacagattactgagcgccgcggaagcaggactgcactgacaggtaagcgcttgggggcggcgggcggctcacattgggggcctcgcgggggaatggagggcccctttgcccaggggcctccattcccttaatccggccctgattgggaTACAATGGGTTCATTTGGCAACAGGCTAATTTTATTAAAGCAAAAATCTCTAAAATTGATTGGAGGCAGAGAAAATGGTATACTAGTAAaggtttgtttttataaataattttttttctgtggtcACCGTGATAATGTATCATTATGTCAATTGGTTCCTGGTCATCTCTTGACAACCTCAGGTTACAAGGCTCTGACCAGTCATCAACATcaactcatcatcaacatttatttatatagcgccagcaaattccgtagcgctttacaattctgTTGGAGGGACCCCAAATCCCTGCTATCATTTATACACAACAAGAGAAACTAAAGCTCATTAAATACATGAAGTGGGCAATTGCTCAGGGATTAAGAATATTTAGGCATTCCAGATTTTAAAATGCTTACACATGTATTCAAGCAGTGatatatatacaacatatatttgtatatatacactgtacaaaAATAATAGTACACATATTGAGTAAGTATGCTTGTAGTTACATATATattctatcattattattatttttatttttattgctattatttgtaatactattatttgtatttgcagGTTACAGTGAATGTCTGGATGTATTGATTTCCTGGGGTATAGATGTGGACCAAGACATTCCTCACCTAGGCACTCCTCTTTATGTGGCGTGCAAAGGACAGCACTTAGCTTGTGTTAGAAAACTCTTACATGCAGGTCAGTGATTTACACAATAGACTAGCTATACATGCTGTAAACAAAAATTATTAATGAAATATACCAGTGGtttccaaagtgtgcgccgcggctccaagGGGTGCGCGTTGCTgacacaggggtgccgcggcgctgtcacaagggtgccgtggtcaggaaaaaaaaacttgccaATCTGGTGGCGCCCAGGAcctagcatcctcctccctcctcgcttctcactgaatgttgggtgtgacgtcatcacttcCAACATATTCAATGAGgtgcggcaggagagaggaggatgctgggtcccgggcaccgccgacttggtaagaagacagaagagaagacagaagaaatagaagaaagaaggcgaagtatggtaagtaaagaaacagaggggcaaaagaatgaatgaggggcagagtgaggatgaggaggcacagagtgaagaagaagaagcacagagtgatgatgaagaggcacaggagtatgaagaggcacagagcgtgaggatgaaggggcacagagtgtgtggatgaaggggcacagagtgtgttgacaaaggggcacagagtgtgtggatgaaagggcacagagtgtgaggattaAGGTGCACACAGTGAGTATgaagggtcacagagtgtgtgcatgaaagggcacagagtgtgaggataaaggggcacagagtgtgtggttgaaggggcacagagtgtgtggatgaaagggcacatagtgtgtggatgaaagggaacagagtgtgtgggtgaaagggcacagagtgtgaggatgaaggggcacagagtgtgtggatgaaagggcacatagtgtgtggatgaaagggcacatagtgtgtgggtgaaagggcacagagtgtgaggatgaaggggcacagattgtgatggtgaaggggcacagagtgtgaggatgaaagggcacatagtgtgtggatgaaagggcacatagtgtgtggatgaaagggcacagagtgtgtggatgaaagggcacagggtgtgtggatgaaggggcacagattgtgatggtgaaggggcacagagtgtgaggatgaaagggcacatagtgtgtggatgaaagggcacatagtgtgtggatgaaagggcacagagtgtgtggatgaaagggcacagagtgtgaggatgaaggggcacagattgtgatggtgaaggggcacacagtgaggatgaaggggcacagagtgtgtgggtgaaagcgcacagagtgtgaagatgatGGGACACAGAGtgtcggtaattattttggaggggtgccttgaaaaaattatggtgactctaagggtgccgcgaactgaaaaagtttggaaaccactggaaTATACTGGTTCATATGTTGTGTATAATTACATGTAAGTGAACATTTcaatatgtttataaaaaaagcataatatttatttattgttttgatgAGGGTGCAGTATTTTACTATATTCATTGTTTGCACCCCGTAAACTTGCTACTTGATAATTATAAGGAAAAGAAAGCCAGACGTATCCTGAAAAATAACAttcacagataaaaaaatatatttttattaagtcaCAGAGAGAAAATTGGTCTAGTTCTTGGGGTTTTAATTTAGAACTTGTCTATTATTTAACCTGACTATAACAAATCTATTGAATTTACATTGTGGATCTTTTGTAGGTGCTAATGTACAGTACGGCAAACAATTTGACACTCCATTACATATTGCCGCTCAGCAGACTAGTACAGATATTGTAAGTCTATTAGTAGACTTTGGTGCCGATATTAATACCAGAAATTTAGATTTCAAACGTCCAGTTGATGCTGCTGCTGCAAGAAGCCCAGTAGAGAAACTCTTGTTGATGTACGAAGGTAAGTGTTTTAATTTTGGTATATTAATTAATCCCAGTTTGTACCATTGGAACCCAAGTCAtaattttttaacttcaataatatttttattattaatttttcaaaaattatggggtacagaaagaagaaaagggatggggggtaaggaaaggacacaaaataaaaaggggaaggattgaaggggtacatagtggggggaacacattaaacaattctgctgttaaaccatattgaacacatgagggagggaacctaataggatcccttccaattcgtgaaagttacactggtcgaatggtcaccatggaactactaatagggacattggggaacttcgctaaatgtaggagatgcaggtagtaaatccCAAGTCATAGTTTTTAGTTATTAGAAATATCTTAAAagttatctaattttaaaattctATTGTAATAATATGTGGACCAGTGCCATGTTTTTAAAAAGAGGATAAATTGCAGGAAATGCGCTATTTCAGTTATACGTTAATTAATTGTGTTATGAAAGAGTATCTGAGTATTTTATGCATGTAAATTTACAGACAACACAGACTTTGGCtgaaatacactttaataaacGTTTTCTCTGTATTCCCTTATGCAGAGGAAGCAGGCTTATGTTTACCCCCCTGCCTGTCTTCCATCTTCGTTTGTAACTGGCACTTTTCTGGCACTCCGCTTCGAGAGTATTTTGTGCAAAGATTAGAAGAAATTAATTTATCCATTAGCCTATGGCTAGATTAAGGGGCAATTCATTTTCTTATACTCATGTGAAGATGAATAGGTCTTGTGAAATGTATGCTATTTCCTATGAAACATACCATTTTGAAAAAATATAGGCTGGCAAGGACTCAACATGACGTATCCTCAAAAAACAATTAGTTCTTCAATCCAAAAAAGTAATATTAATTGTACTGTTGCCTACATGAATAAGTGCAGGAACTCAAATGTAGATAAGCCGCTACTTGGCTTTAACTGATGCCAGTCACCTCTGCTTCTGCTCTTGACCgtatgttattcatttatttgacTGTGTGATGTTTAGCTATCCACTTGCTGCTCCCTCTGACTCCATATTAGTACATGAGGAAATCCCTGCAATGTTTGTTATTTCTGTCTCTAAGACACTGAAAAGTGAAATGAAAAATTGGGAGTCGAGAAAATCTAACAATGTGTCTGGAGAGGAAGGCTAGGTACAGAGACATGTACTTAACAGAGACTTCGCAGAAGAgccttaatttgttaattgtgtcAAAATTGTGGCACAGGGATTCTGGCTCAAGCTGACTTCAATGTATCCACAGTTGTTACAGGTTAGCTGGTGGTAGATCTCTTCTCACTAATGTTCACCTAGTTTCAAATATGGTTACTAGTGTGGCCACCAAACAAAATTGAAGTTATAGTCATATTAATGAAAGCAGTCCTGTGGAATTTATTATTATGTgaaccaaaaacaaaaagaaatggcCCAGGTGCACAATACTCTCTATTATTTGAAGATTGGGAATAGAGAGATgtgcataaaacttttattaatacaaacaaaaaaaaacgaaataTATCCGACTATCctaatttaaaaacaattgtgtgtgtttaaaatccACTAATAGAGTGATTCTGCCTCATGTTGTGTTTAAGGGATTAGTCCTAGGTAGTATCATGGAGGAATTGCTAATATGTTATAATATGATAGTGCTGCATAAAGGATTGTCTATCTATACACTATTGCAAATAGATCCCGGTATAATAACCACTTTAGATGCAGCaggttacaaatatatatagataggtatAGGCAGGTTCTACTAGAGAAAAAGCcttctattaaaataaagcaCTGTGTCTTGCTAGCTACCTAACTATTGCTCCTTCTAACTTGGAATATATTGGAGCAGTATAGGACAACATTCCCTACAATATAAAGAGGCAAGAATTTTAAGGAGCCGCTACCTGTACAATGTTATTTAGAAAGCCTAATACATTGTACAGGTGGCGCCTCCTTAAAATAGCAGGTTaagaacagcaaacataatgtgcagcttgaaagtgacgtcatagttacctgccggcttcttcattcatcgctgCGGTTTCTGGTCACTGTTTtcagctgtcagtattaccatTGTGCCAGGAAATGTACCTTTGGTGTATTCCTGTCGGTGTATCTGGTATCGGCGAGATGGTCATCATAATAAGGTATCCCACCCTCCCACCCTCCTGCAGACAAAGGTGATGCTTTGCATATGTCTGGGTACACACATTTTCAAAGATCATAAGACTGGGAGTTCATTtttgctgggtacacactacagtatttgCAGCTAATTAtagggccaatcacccgataaatgaccgttcagaccgatatcgcattagtgtgtacacttagacaaTGAACGATAGTCATTCCAAGCACCGGCCATCGTTTGATtagattgttcagcagaactataaatctcgttcagctatgaaACGACTTCCTTACAATTCTGCggtgtgtgtgcactcacgatCAGCATCTCTATAGAATTTagagtcataatcttttcagccgacagttatgacagatgaagagcacagatctgagggtaaatctttaaaaacgtgtatagtgtgtacacatgaatcggcaggctgatcgggactttttttcttcagtcgttagtaaaatctttATAGATAACACACTGGCCGGAATATTCTGtaatgtgtatccagccttattgACCTTAGAAGAACCATCGTGGCCAACTGTGGCTTCTGGTCATCATAATCTCCATTTGTTTTGGACTTACATTCAGAGAGTATCAAAGAAAGCTTAAATCCTAATACAATTGATGTATTAGGTGAGAATGTTCTTGTCAAAAGATTTGTAAAAGGATTCTTGATGGTTCCCTCTAAGTTAAATTAGGCTATCTGTGCTCTTATGGAATTTTCTTTCAAATTTTAGTAACTTGAATAGTTTACTTAAGTAAGGACTATTATTCTATTTACTTACAACATAAGCAAAGCATGTACGTAAACTTGAATGGCATATCTACTCTACATTTCTATCAAGATACTGTGAATATCTGGCTTCCTCTGGGAACGCCACACACGACATATTTGAATTTTCACAAATATCAGGATATTGTTTCATCTGCTTTTTCTTCAATATGATAAAGAGAGAAACAATATTTCTGTAACATATAAGGATGCATTCAAAATTACCTTATAGCACTTAGATTTTCAGAAAAGATTCCAAGATACTAAAATATTTTAACTAGAAACTGATTATTGAAAAAGTTCAATTGCTGCTGCTCAGTGACTATGATATAGACAACTACTAAATTTACAATTTCCCTCTCCTCCAGTAACTGTGACATTAGTGGGGggaaataaaggggtatattttaaatgctatttagtatattttaagcaTGGTGCTCCAATCTTCAATCTCTGATAAACACTACTACTTGTCACTATTCTTTACTACTGATGATTTGAAAATGAACTAATGTTCTTCTATCTGCTTTCTTTTAGCTAATCCATGT
The Mixophyes fleayi isolate aMixFle1 chromosome 1, aMixFle1.hap1, whole genome shotgun sequence DNA segment above includes these coding regions:
- the ASB5 gene encoding ankyrin repeat and SOCS box protein 5 isoform X2, coding for MAVEAAAQHSLKRKRTVDSVEKYPAKRSASWGILTNQGSWADRSPLHEAASQGRLLALKTLLSQGYNVNTLTIDHVTPLHEACLGDHVGCARILLEAGANVNATTIDGVTPLFNACSRGSASCAELLLEYGANTQLETCLPSPTHEASSKGYSECLDVLISWGIDVDQDIPHLGTPLYVACKGQHLACVRKLLHAGANVQYGKQFDTPLHIAAQQTSTDIVSLLVDFGADINTRNLDFKRPVDAAAARSPVEKLLLMYEANPCSLCQLCRLHIRNCIGQSRLHLIPHLQLPKILKNFLQYRETIRNF
- the ASB5 gene encoding ankyrin repeat and SOCS box protein 5 isoform X3 translates to MSAFLVHSEWWEVPWGDGDLGSWADRSPLHEAASQGRLLALKTLLSQGYNVNTLTIDHVTPLHEACLGDHVGCARILLEAGANVNATTIDGVTPLFNACSRGSASCAELLLEYGANTQLETCLPSPTHEASSKGYSECLDVLISWGIDVDQDIPHLGTPLYVACKGQHLACVRKLLHAGANVQYGKQFDTPLHIAAQQTSTDIVSLLVDFGADINTRNLDFKRPVDAAAARSPVEKLLLMYEANPCSLCQLCRLHIRNCIGQSRLHLIPHLQLPKILKNFLQYRETIRNF
- the ASB5 gene encoding ankyrin repeat and SOCS box protein 5 isoform X1 gives rise to the protein MTVLEEKKPFAQQLSNVYFTILALFCFKLFVKISLVILSHFYIVKGNRKEAARIQAEFYTVTQGHGSWADRSPLHEAASQGRLLALKTLLSQGYNVNTLTIDHVTPLHEACLGDHVGCARILLEAGANVNATTIDGVTPLFNACSRGSASCAELLLEYGANTQLETCLPSPTHEASSKGYSECLDVLISWGIDVDQDIPHLGTPLYVACKGQHLACVRKLLHAGANVQYGKQFDTPLHIAAQQTSTDIVSLLVDFGADINTRNLDFKRPVDAAAARSPVEKLLLMYEANPCSLCQLCRLHIRNCIGQSRLHLIPHLQLPKILKNFLQYRETIRNF
- the ASB5 gene encoding ankyrin repeat and SOCS box protein 5 isoform X4, translating into MDIDSGSWADRSPLHEAASQGRLLALKTLLSQGYNVNTLTIDHVTPLHEACLGDHVGCARILLEAGANVNATTIDGVTPLFNACSRGSASCAELLLEYGANTQLETCLPSPTHEASSKGYSECLDVLISWGIDVDQDIPHLGTPLYVACKGQHLACVRKLLHAGANVQYGKQFDTPLHIAAQQTSTDIVSLLVDFGADINTRNLDFKRPVDAAAARSPVEKLLLMYEANPCSLCQLCRLHIRNCIGQSRLHLIPHLQLPKILKNFLQYRETIRNF